From Bacteroidales bacterium, one genomic window encodes:
- a CDS encoding cation transporter: MTVIKKTFPIKNMACAMCVAHVQKALAAVPGVKDVNVNLASNSALVEYDDAAVTPEKMKEAVVGAGYDMVIDAAGAAPEALDESQKKNSKGFLGKLFGR; the protein is encoded by the coding sequence ATGACAGTAATCAAAAAAACATTCCCGATAAAAAATATGGCCTGCGCAATGTGCGTGGCTCATGTTCAAAAAGCGCTGGCAGCAGTACCGGGCGTTAAGGACGTTAACGTTAATCTTGCAAGTAACAGTGCATTAGTTGAGTACGATGATGCGGCCGTTACCCCGGAGAAGATGAAGGAGGCAGTTGTTGGGGCAGGATACGACATGGTCATTGATGCGGCAGGCGCAGCACCCGAGGCTTTGGACGAGTCTCAAAAAAAAAATTCAAAGGGCTTCTTAGGAAAACTATTTGGGCGGTAA